Genomic segment of Parageobacillus genomosp. 1:
CCGTCGACGATAAAGGCGGTTCAAGAATTGAAAAAGGCGAATGTGTACGTGGCGATTGCCACAGGTAGGGCGCCATTTATGTTTGCCAACTTGCGAAAACAGTTAGGAATTGATTCTTTCGTCAGTTTCAACGGACAATATGTAGTATTTGAAGGAAACGTTATTTATAAGCATCCGCTTGAGCGGCAAAAATTGCATGAACTAAAAGAAGAGGCGCATCAAAACGGCCATCCGCTCATTTTTATGAATGCGAATGAGATGAGAGCGAGCATGGAAAATCATCCATATATTCATGTCAGTATGGGGAGCCTGAAATTCCCTCACCCTCCGTTTGACCCGCTTTATTATGAAAATGAAGACATTTATCAAGCGCTTTTATTTTGCAAGGCAGAAGAAGAACAAACTTATATAAAAACATATCCGGAATTTCGCTTTGTCCGCTGGCATAATGTCTCTACCGACGTATTGCCGACAGGAGGATCGAAAGCGGAGGGAATTCGGAAAATGATTGAGAAACTCGGCATTGCCAAAGAGGATGTGTACGCGTTCGGCGACGGATTGAATGATATCGAAATGTTAAAATTCGTCGGAACTGGCGTTGCGATGGGCAACGCGCGGGAGGAAGTAAAAAAAGCGGCCGATTTCATTACGAAACCGGTTGGGGAAGAAGGAATATTATACGGGTTAAAGCAGCTCGAATTAATTCCGTAAAAAGGGCATATATCCAGATGAAGGGATATAGCCCTTTTTACGTTTAACGTTCGATGGGAATGGCATTATCCGGTACTTTAAAAGGATTTTGTGGATCGATATAGTCATAAAACATAATGCCGTTTAAATGATCGATCTCATGTTGAAAGACGATGGCAGGCAATCCTTTTAAGCGTAATGTTACTTCTTCGCCATCAATCGTCGTTCCGGTCACAGTAATGCGGGCATAGCGCGGCACATATCCCGGAACGTCGCGGTCGACCGATAGACACCCTTCTCCGCTCGTTAAGTAACATTGTTGAACAGAATGGCTGACGATTTTTGGATTAAATAACGCATA
This window contains:
- a CDS encoding Cof-type HAD-IIB family hydrolase, whose translation is MKRKIVFFDIDGTLLDDEKQLPPSTIKAVQELKKANVYVAIATGRAPFMFANLRKQLGIDSFVSFNGQYVVFEGNVIYKHPLERQKLHELKEEAHQNGHPLIFMNANEMRASMENHPYIHVSMGSLKFPHPPFDPLYYENEDIYQALLFCKAEEEQTYIKTYPEFRFVRWHNVSTDVLPTGGSKAEGIRKMIEKLGIAKEDVYAFGDGLNDIEMLKFVGTGVAMGNAREEVKKAADFITKPVGEEGILYGLKQLELIP
- the def gene encoding peptide deformylase, translated to MITMKDIIKEGHPTLRKVAEPVSLPPSEEDKRILQSLLDYVKMSQNPELAEKYGLRPGIGLAAPQINVSKRMIAVHVTDEKGTLYSYALFNPKIVSHSVQQCYLTSGEGCLSVDRDVPGYVPRYARITVTGTTIDGEEVTLRLKGLPAIVFQHEIDHLNGIMFYDYIDPQNPFKVPDNAIPIER